Proteins from a single region of Streptomyces sp. Tu 3180:
- a CDS encoding amidase, translating into MNGHTSGSGTPASAEEIASAVRAGGLRAVDVVAGALERIERADPVLCAFTEVWGAQALRRAREVDARVAEGRRLPLAGVPIAVKGRHGLPAAGPLLEAGGVAVGATSVPGPGTPWQTWGLGAHGRTVNPWRADRTPGGSSAGSAVAVAAGLVPLATGSDGAGSVRIPAAWCGVTGLKVTGGRLPSPDRTGLAAPGVLARTAADAAAWWRAVARPPSPAGSPASFPVPVLWSPDLGFAAPDPEPVALARAAVGRLADAGVVRLVRPPAPVRLLDPAPAWLALRTPGADLADAHRVRAENDRRLARLFTGAGLLLTPTAPTAPHGHEGPGDVYSTALTWAFNVSGHPALSVPAGFGTDGCPAGLQLVAPHGREALLLAVAREAERRGATA; encoded by the coding sequence CTGAACGGCCACACGTCCGGGTCCGGCACCCCCGCCTCGGCGGAGGAGATCGCCTCCGCCGTGCGCGCGGGCGGGCTGCGGGCCGTGGACGTGGTCGCGGGGGCGCTGGAGCGGATCGAGCGGGCCGACCCGGTGCTGTGCGCGTTCACCGAGGTGTGGGGCGCGCAGGCGCTGCGGCGGGCGCGGGAGGTGGACGCGCGGGTCGCCGAGGGGAGGCGGCTGCCGCTGGCCGGGGTGCCGATCGCGGTGAAGGGGCGACACGGGCTGCCTGCGGCGGGGCCGCTGCTCGAGGCCGGGGGTGTCGCCGTGGGCGCCACCTCGGTGCCCGGGCCCGGCACGCCCTGGCAGACCTGGGGGCTCGGGGCGCACGGCCGCACCGTCAATCCCTGGCGGGCCGACCGTACGCCGGGCGGTTCCTCGGCGGGGTCGGCGGTGGCGGTGGCGGCCGGGCTGGTCCCGCTGGCGACGGGCAGCGACGGCGCGGGGTCGGTGCGGATCCCGGCGGCCTGGTGCGGGGTGACCGGCCTGAAGGTCACGGGCGGCCGCCTGCCCTCCCCCGACCGCACGGGTCTGGCCGCGCCCGGAGTCCTCGCCCGCACGGCGGCGGACGCGGCGGCCTGGTGGCGGGCGGTGGCGCGGCCGCCCTCCCCCGCCGGGTCCCCCGCGTCGTTCCCCGTGCCCGTCCTCTGGTCCCCCGACCTGGGCTTCGCGGCCCCGGACCCGGAGCCCGTCGCCCTCGCCCGCGCGGCCGTCGGCCGGCTCGCCGACGCCGGTGTCGTGCGGCTCGTGCGGCCGCCGGCGCCCGTGCGGCTCCTCGATCCGGCCCCGGCCTGGCTCGCCCTGCGCACCCCGGGGGCCGACCTCGCCGACGCCCACCGCGTCCGGGCGGAGAACGACCGGCGCCTGGCGCGTCTGTTCACCGGCGCCGGGCTGCTGCTCACGCCCACGGCCCCCACCGCCCCGCACGGGCACGAAGGCCCCGGCGACGTCTATTCCACCGCCCTCACCTGGGCGTTCAACGTGAGCGGGCACCCCGCGCTGAGCGTTCCGGCCGGGTTCGGCACCGACGGCTGCCCGGCCGGGCTCCAGCTGGTGGCACCGCACGGCCGGGAGGCGCTGCTGCTCGCCGTGGCACGGGAGGCGGAGCGGCGCGGGGCCACCGCCTGA
- a CDS encoding MarR family transcriptional regulator, translating to MREDDETEAAVDGDSVDVMLAEWRSEWGELDVSSSGVIARLLRTAQLLEELFATHLRRPGGMTIANVGDFDVLHALRRSGPPYALTPGQLRRALVVSSAGLTGRFNRLEREGWIERGPSPADGRSTLVSLTEEGRASLDRVLEQHFGLERNVLSVLEPEERATIADALRKLLVSLEGRTR from the coding sequence ATGCGTGAGGACGACGAGACCGAGGCCGCCGTCGACGGTGACAGCGTGGACGTGATGCTGGCCGAGTGGCGGAGCGAGTGGGGCGAACTGGACGTGTCGTCCAGCGGGGTGATCGCCCGTCTGCTGCGGACGGCGCAGCTGCTGGAAGAGCTGTTCGCGACGCACCTGCGCCGCCCGGGCGGCATGACCATCGCCAACGTCGGGGACTTCGACGTGCTGCACGCGCTGCGCCGCAGCGGCCCTCCCTACGCGCTGACGCCGGGACAGCTGCGCCGGGCGCTGGTCGTCTCCTCCGCCGGCCTCACGGGGAGGTTCAACCGGCTGGAGCGCGAGGGCTGGATCGAGCGCGGCCCTTCCCCCGCCGACGGCAGGAGCACCCTGGTCAGCCTGACGGAGGAGGGCCGGGCGAGCCTGGACCGCGTGCTGGAACAGCACTTCGGCCTGGAGCGTAACGTGCTCTCCGTCCTGGAGCCGGAGGAACGCGCGACGATCGCGGACGCGCTGCGCAAGCTCCTGGTCTCCCTGGAGGGGAGGACCCGCTGA
- the ctaD gene encoding cytochrome c oxidase subunit I: MALPAPSPPAPSPEAAAPVRRRRPGRAVVGFLTTTDHKRIGTLYLVTSFAFFCVGGLMALLMRAELARPGLQMISNEQFNQAFTMHGTVMLFMFATPLFSGFANWIMPLQIGAPDVAFPRLNMFAYWLYLLGSLIALGGFLTPDGAASFGWTAYTPLSDAVRSPGSGGDMWIMGLAMQGFGTILGAVNLITTIICMRAPGMTMFRMPIFTWNVLLTSVLVLLAFPVLAAALFALEFDRKFGAHIFDPANGGALLWQHLFWFFGHPEVYILALPFFGIVSEVVPVFSRKPIFGYMGLIGATIAIAGLSVTVWAHHMYATGGVLLPFFSFMTFLIAIPTGVKFFNWIGTMWKGSLSFETPMLWSLGFMVTFLFGGLTGVLLAAPPLDFHVTDSYFVVAHFHYVVFGTVVFAMFAGFHFWWPKFTGKMLDERLGKITFWTLFTGFHGTFLVQHWLGAEGMPRRYADYLAADGFTALNTVSTIASFLLGLSILPFFHNVWKTARYGEPVGVDDPWGWGRSLEWATSCPPPRHNFATLPRIRSDSPAFDLHHPQVAAADEAEQTTASGRR; the protein is encoded by the coding sequence GTGGCCCTGCCCGCTCCGTCACCGCCCGCCCCCTCGCCCGAAGCGGCCGCTCCGGTGCGGCGCCGCAGGCCGGGCCGAGCCGTCGTCGGGTTCCTGACCACGACCGACCACAAGCGGATCGGCACCCTCTACCTGGTCACGTCGTTCGCGTTCTTCTGCGTCGGCGGCCTGATGGCGCTGCTGATGCGCGCCGAGCTGGCCCGGCCGGGCCTTCAGATGATCTCGAACGAGCAGTTCAACCAGGCGTTCACGATGCACGGCACCGTGATGCTGTTCATGTTCGCGACCCCGCTCTTCTCCGGCTTCGCCAACTGGATCATGCCGCTGCAGATCGGCGCGCCCGACGTGGCGTTCCCGCGGCTGAACATGTTCGCCTACTGGCTGTACCTGCTCGGCTCGCTGATCGCGCTCGGCGGTTTCCTCACCCCGGACGGCGCGGCAAGTTTCGGCTGGACCGCCTACACCCCGCTGTCGGACGCGGTCCGCTCGCCGGGGAGCGGCGGCGACATGTGGATCATGGGCCTGGCCATGCAGGGCTTCGGCACCATCCTGGGCGCGGTCAACCTCATCACCACGATCATCTGCATGCGCGCCCCGGGCATGACGATGTTCCGCATGCCGATCTTCACCTGGAACGTGCTGCTGACCAGCGTGCTGGTCCTGCTCGCCTTCCCGGTGCTGGCCGCCGCGCTCTTCGCGCTCGAGTTCGACCGGAAGTTCGGGGCCCACATCTTCGACCCCGCCAACGGCGGCGCGCTGCTGTGGCAGCACCTGTTCTGGTTCTTCGGCCACCCCGAGGTCTACATCCTGGCGCTGCCGTTCTTCGGCATCGTCAGCGAGGTCGTCCCGGTCTTCTCCCGCAAGCCGATCTTCGGCTACATGGGCCTGATCGGCGCCACCATCGCCATCGCCGGCCTCTCCGTCACGGTGTGGGCGCACCACATGTACGCCACCGGCGGTGTGCTGCTGCCGTTCTTCTCCTTCATGACCTTCCTGATCGCGATCCCGACCGGGGTGAAGTTCTTCAACTGGATCGGCACCATGTGGAAGGGCTCGCTGAGCTTCGAGACGCCGATGCTGTGGTCCCTGGGCTTCATGGTCACCTTCCTGTTCGGAGGTCTGACCGGTGTGCTCCTGGCCGCGCCGCCGCTGGACTTCCACGTCACGGACTCGTACTTCGTGGTGGCGCACTTCCACTACGTGGTCTTCGGCACGGTCGTGTTCGCGATGTTCGCCGGCTTCCACTTCTGGTGGCCGAAGTTCACCGGCAAGATGCTCGACGAGCGCCTGGGCAAGATCACCTTCTGGACGCTGTTCACCGGCTTCCACGGCACCTTCCTGGTCCAGCACTGGCTGGGTGCCGAGGGCATGCCCCGCCGGTACGCCGACTACCTGGCGGCCGACGGCTTCACCGCGCTGAACACCGTCTCCACGATCGCCTCGTTCCTGCTCGGCCTGTCGATCCTGCCGTTCTTCCACAACGTCTGGAAGACGGCCAGGTACGGCGAGCCGGTCGGCGTCGACGACCCCTGGGGCTGGGGCCGCTCCCTGGAGTGGGCGACCTCCTGCCCGCCCCCGCGGCACAACTTCGCCACGCTGCCGCGCATCCGGAGCGACTCGCCCGCCTTCGACCTGCACCACCCGCAGGTCGCCGCCGCCGACGAGGCCGAGCAGACGACCGCCTCCGGCCGGCGCTGA
- a CDS encoding DUF6668 family protein: protein MRTGMRQGPEIWIRGPVAVPEPVPPEPAHPRAAVRRFSWVGAHGGSGVSTLAAVYGGHDSGRAWPGPGDPRSVLLVARTHAAGLDAVLPAVEAFRRGEAPRGLTLDAVVLVADAPGRLPRPLAQRIRLVESVIDVYRVPWVPEWRLGDLGGRPPRETEPLARLTGAVR from the coding sequence ATGCGGACAGGGATGCGACAGGGGCCGGAGATCTGGATCCGGGGGCCGGTGGCGGTACCGGAGCCGGTTCCGCCGGAGCCGGCGCACCCCCGTGCGGCGGTCCGGCGCTTCTCCTGGGTCGGCGCGCACGGCGGCTCCGGGGTCTCCACGCTCGCCGCCGTCTACGGCGGGCACGACAGCGGCCGCGCCTGGCCCGGCCCCGGTGATCCGCGGTCGGTGCTGCTCGTCGCCCGGACGCACGCGGCCGGTCTGGACGCCGTGCTCCCGGCCGTGGAGGCGTTCCGGCGCGGCGAGGCCCCGCGGGGGCTCACCCTGGACGCCGTGGTGCTGGTGGCGGACGCGCCGGGGCGGTTGCCGCGTCCCCTCGCGCAGCGGATCCGGCTCGTCGAGTCGGTGATCGACGTGTACCGCGTGCCCTGGGTGCCCGAGTGGCGCCTGGGCGACCTGGGCGGCCGGCCGCCCCGCGAGACGGAGCCGCTGGCCCGTCTGACCGGCGCGGTGCGCTGA
- a CDS encoding tetratricopeptide repeat protein: protein MARLSRGKKREHNQAARAANRAAVPVDVRVPAAGADPGGASVGGVPVTAAPGEEIQQAVLNHLHRIALASGRAVLATVHDERIGYVLPLRVDPDGSSHFTAPPAPAGPAREERGEQGEGRRQGPAQVPAQGPAQVPAQGSAQVPAQVREPVRGPGSDRPTHVLRSVPEPEAAPERGTAPGPGADVESGAGPEPAPVRDATPTFPLRSVPEARVPGDSAPTFPLRAVPAPAEAAPPGTVAPPTGEFGPPPPMDAWPHPAPAAGHPGNPAFRSEPSGPTGSTGSTESAGPVGPVGLTGPISLTEPTSLTGRTAGTDRTPDPAPSAGRRHPGPPFAEAVPDAGPDPKPTPPRGFDAVAEAVLGDEPLTAPGDAATPALLAEPMARINDAVRAGRLDTAAQLARQTVTESSATLGPEHPEVLRLRELTAYIAYLAGEPLHAFRLSLDLAGIHRRTGDAEAAYGNVRSAATAWRAVRDARLGLELGHELIGLWTELTAEDGPAADEIEELESARARMGRLTERARARQD, encoded by the coding sequence ATGGCGCGACTCAGCCGCGGGAAGAAGCGGGAACACAACCAGGCCGCCCGTGCGGCGAACCGTGCGGCGGTGCCGGTCGACGTCCGTGTCCCCGCCGCCGGGGCGGATCCGGGCGGGGCGTCGGTCGGCGGAGTGCCGGTGACCGCCGCTCCCGGTGAGGAGATCCAGCAGGCGGTGCTGAACCACCTCCACCGCATCGCCCTCGCCTCCGGCCGCGCCGTCCTCGCCACCGTCCACGACGAGCGCATCGGCTACGTCCTCCCGCTCCGGGTCGACCCGGACGGTTCCAGCCACTTCACGGCCCCGCCGGCTCCGGCCGGGCCGGCGCGGGAGGAGCGGGGAGAGCAGGGGGAGGGGCGACGGCAGGGTCCCGCGCAGGTCCCGGCACAGGGTCCCGCGCAGGTCCCGGCACAAGGTTCCGCACAGGTCCCGGCGCAGGTCCGGGAGCCCGTGCGGGGGCCGGGATCCGACCGGCCGACGCACGTCCTGCGCTCCGTGCCGGAGCCGGAGGCGGCCCCGGAGCGCGGGACGGCCCCGGGACCCGGGGCGGACGTGGAGTCCGGGGCGGGCCCGGAGCCGGCTCCCGTGCGGGACGCCACTCCCACTTTCCCGCTGCGATCCGTACCCGAGGCACGGGTTCCCGGGGACTCCGCACCGACGTTCCCCCTGCGGGCCGTACCCGCGCCGGCGGAGGCCGCGCCGCCCGGCACGGTGGCGCCACCGACGGGCGAGTTCGGCCCGCCCCCGCCCATGGACGCGTGGCCCCACCCCGCCCCGGCCGCCGGTCACCCCGGAAACCCGGCCTTCCGCTCCGAACCCAGCGGCCCCACCGGCTCCACCGGCTCCACCGAGTCTGCCGGTCCTGTCGGTCCTGTCGGTCTCACGGGTCCCATCAGTCTCACCGAACCCACCAGCCTCACCGGCCGAACCGCCGGTACCGACCGGACTCCGGACCCGGCGCCGTCGGCCGGCCGCCGGCACCCCGGGCCGCCGTTCGCCGAGGCCGTTCCCGACGCCGGGCCGGACCCCAAGCCCACCCCGCCCCGCGGCTTCGACGCCGTGGCGGAGGCGGTGCTCGGGGACGAACCGCTCACCGCCCCCGGTGACGCGGCGACCCCCGCCCTCCTGGCGGAGCCGATGGCCCGCATCAACGACGCCGTCCGGGCGGGCCGGCTCGACACGGCCGCGCAACTGGCCCGGCAGACCGTGACGGAGTCCTCGGCGACGCTGGGGCCGGAGCACCCGGAGGTGCTCCGGCTGCGCGAACTCACCGCGTACATCGCCTACCTGGCCGGAGAACCGCTGCACGCCTTCCGGCTCTCCCTCGACCTCGCCGGAATCCACCGCCGCACCGGGGACGCGGAGGCCGCCTACGGCAACGTCCGCAGCGCGGCCACCGCATGGCGCGCGGTGCGCGACGCCCGGCTCGGGCTGGAGCTCGGGCACGAGCTGATCGGGCTGTGGACCGAGCTCACCGCCGAGGACGGGCCGGCCGCCGACGAGATCGAGGAACTGGAGTCCGCCCGCGCCCGCATGGGCCGGCTGACCGAACGGGCCCGCGCCCGGCAGGACTGA
- a CDS encoding VOC family protein gives MTQTPATPAPVHWKLVIDAADPHAQADFWAAALRYTVEDHSALVEKLLGLGAVPAELTTESHGRRAWRDLAAVRHPDDPYEEESGTGLGRRLLFQRVPEAKTAKNRLHLDLHPGAGTREEEVARLERLGAEVLRRVDEPSGSWVVMADPEGNEYCVH, from the coding sequence ATGACGCAGACACCGGCAACACCCGCACCCGTGCACTGGAAGCTCGTCATCGACGCGGCCGACCCGCACGCGCAGGCCGACTTCTGGGCCGCCGCCCTCCGGTACACGGTCGAGGACCACAGCGCGCTCGTCGAAAAGCTCCTCGGTCTGGGCGCCGTACCGGCCGAGCTCACCACCGAGTCCCACGGCCGCCGCGCCTGGCGCGACCTGGCCGCGGTGCGGCACCCCGACGACCCCTACGAGGAGGAGAGCGGCACCGGGCTCGGGCGGCGGCTGCTGTTCCAGCGCGTGCCCGAGGCGAAGACGGCCAAGAACCGGCTCCACCTCGACCTGCACCCCGGCGCGGGAACCCGCGAGGAGGAGGTCGCACGGCTGGAGCGGCTCGGCGCGGAGGTGCTGCGGCGGGTGGACGAGCCGTCCGGGTCGTGGGTCGTGATGGCGGACCCGGAGGGCAACGAGTACTGCGTCCACTAG
- a CDS encoding ABATE domain-containing protein, which translates to MSGRATETPGDRPGLTLLSHEGKPYRFDPGALCLELLPTGGPGALARYEVLHEPADLAVWAGRSRLADGLDLTVDAAELERARTLRNTLFLLTADHAHGRPLRPEHLDVVNAAAAEPPLVSRIEPDGTRSWAPGATGTRLLSTVARDAIDLFTGPYAHRIRECGAPDCRLLFVDTSRPGRRRWCAMEHCGNLAKVRAHRARRSPGDA; encoded by the coding sequence ATGAGTGGGCGTGCAACGGAAACGCCGGGCGATCGGCCCGGTCTGACTCTCCTCTCCCACGAGGGGAAGCCCTACCGCTTCGACCCGGGAGCCCTGTGCCTGGAACTGCTGCCGACCGGCGGGCCCGGTGCCCTCGCGCGGTACGAGGTGCTGCACGAACCCGCGGACCTCGCGGTCTGGGCCGGGCGCAGCCGCCTCGCGGACGGGCTGGACCTCACCGTCGACGCGGCCGAGCTGGAGCGGGCGCGCACCCTGCGGAACACCCTGTTCCTGCTCACCGCCGATCACGCCCACGGCCGCCCGCTCCGCCCTGAGCACCTGGACGTCGTCAACGCCGCTGCCGCCGAGCCCCCGCTGGTCTCCCGCATCGAGCCGGACGGCACCCGGTCCTGGGCTCCCGGCGCCACGGGCACCCGGCTGCTGTCGACCGTCGCGCGCGACGCGATCGACCTGTTCACCGGCCCGTACGCCCACCGCATCCGCGAGTGCGGCGCCCCCGACTGCCGCCTGCTCTTCGTCGACACCTCGCGCCCGGGCCGTCGCCGCTGGTGCGCGATGGAGCACTGCGGGAACCTGGCGAAGGTGCGGGCGCACCGGGCGCGCCGGTCGCCGGGCGACGCCTGA
- the rarD gene encoding EamA family transporter RarD, translating to MTGKSAAERRTGLLNGFAAYGMWGLVPLFWPLLKPAGAVEILAHRMVWSLFLVGAALLVIRRWAWLGELLRQPRRLALVTVAAAVITVNWGVYIWSVNSGHVVEASLGYFINPLVTIAMGVLLLKERLRPVQWAAVGVGASAVLVLTVGYGRPPWISLCLAFSFATYGLVKKKVNLGGIESLAAETAIQFLPALAYLLWLGAQGDSTFTTEGAGHAALLAATGIVTALPLVCFGAAAIRVPLSTLGLLQYLAPVFQFLLGILYFKEAMPPERWAGFALVWLALTLLTWDALRTARRAARALADGTSRTRSRTRTAVRREAGVTEAEPAGQETEPAGR from the coding sequence GTGACCGGGAAGTCGGCCGCAGAGCGGCGCACAGGACTGCTGAACGGCTTCGCGGCGTACGGGATGTGGGGGCTCGTTCCGCTGTTCTGGCCCCTGCTCAAGCCCGCGGGCGCCGTGGAGATCCTCGCCCACCGGATGGTCTGGTCGCTGTTCCTGGTGGGCGCCGCCCTGCTCGTCATACGCCGCTGGGCCTGGCTCGGCGAGCTGCTGCGGCAGCCGCGCCGCCTGGCCCTGGTCACGGTCGCCGCGGCGGTCATCACCGTCAACTGGGGCGTCTACATCTGGTCCGTGAACTCCGGGCACGTCGTCGAGGCCTCCCTCGGCTACTTCATCAACCCGCTGGTCACCATCGCGATGGGCGTGCTGCTGCTGAAGGAGCGGCTGCGGCCCGTCCAGTGGGCCGCGGTCGGGGTCGGTGCCTCGGCGGTGCTCGTGCTCACCGTCGGCTACGGCCGCCCGCCGTGGATCTCCCTCTGCCTCGCCTTCTCCTTCGCCACCTACGGACTGGTGAAGAAGAAGGTCAACCTCGGCGGCATCGAGTCGCTGGCCGCCGAGACCGCCATCCAGTTCCTGCCCGCCCTCGCCTATCTGCTGTGGCTGGGCGCGCAGGGCGACTCCACCTTCACCACCGAGGGCGCCGGGCACGCGGCGCTGCTCGCCGCGACCGGCATCGTCACCGCGCTCCCCCTGGTCTGCTTCGGCGCCGCCGCGATCCGCGTGCCCCTGTCCACCCTGGGGTTGCTCCAGTACCTGGCCCCGGTCTTCCAGTTCCTGCTGGGCATCCTCTACTTCAAGGAGGCCATGCCGCCCGAGCGCTGGGCCGGGTTCGCGCTGGTCTGGCTGGCGCTCACGCTGCTCACCTGGGACGCGCTGCGCACCGCCCGCCGGGCGGCCCGGGCGCTCGCCGACGGGACGAGCAGGACCAGGAGCAGGACCAGGACCGCCGTCAGGCGGGAGGCGGGCGTGACCGAGGCGGAGCCCGCGGGGCAGGAGACGGAGCCCGCGGGGCGCTGA
- a CDS encoding SDR family oxidoreductase, protein MSIVVTGATGKLGRHVVEQLLEKVPAEQVTAVVRSAEKAADLAARGVRIAVADYNAPESLDGVFAAGDKVLLISGNEFDKGRVRQHTAVIDAAKAAGVALLAYTSAPGSLSAALADDHRGTEEVLLNSGVPYTLLRNGWYHENYTENLAPVLEHRAVVAAAGEGRVSSASRADYAAAAVAVLTGEGHENTTYELGGDEAWSFSEYAAELSRQTGEEISYRPVTAEALTGILTGAGLPEPLAAVFAGVDVSIEKGELVVDSGDLSRLTGRPTTPLAEAVAAALKG, encoded by the coding sequence ATGAGCATCGTCGTCACCGGAGCCACCGGAAAGCTCGGCCGTCACGTCGTGGAGCAGTTGCTGGAGAAGGTCCCGGCCGAGCAGGTCACCGCCGTGGTCCGCAGCGCGGAGAAGGCGGCCGACCTCGCGGCGCGCGGCGTGCGGATCGCCGTCGCCGACTACAACGCCCCCGAGAGCCTCGACGGCGTGTTCGCGGCCGGTGACAAGGTGCTGCTGATCTCCGGCAACGAGTTCGACAAGGGCCGGGTGCGGCAGCACACGGCCGTCATCGACGCCGCGAAGGCCGCCGGTGTCGCCCTGCTCGCCTACACCAGCGCCCCCGGCAGCCTGAGCGCCGCCCTCGCCGACGACCACCGCGGCACCGAGGAGGTGCTCCTGAACTCGGGCGTGCCGTACACGCTGCTGCGCAACGGCTGGTACCACGAGAACTACACCGAGAACCTCGCCCCGGTGCTGGAGCACCGCGCGGTCGTCGCCGCCGCCGGTGAGGGCCGGGTCTCCTCCGCCTCGCGGGCCGACTACGCGGCCGCCGCCGTCGCCGTGCTGACCGGTGAGGGGCACGAGAACACGACGTACGAGCTGGGCGGCGACGAGGCGTGGAGCTTCTCCGAGTACGCGGCCGAGCTGAGCCGGCAGACCGGCGAGGAGATCTCCTACCGGCCGGTCACGGCCGAGGCGCTCACCGGCATCCTGACCGGCGCCGGTCTGCCCGAGCCGCTGGCCGCCGTCTTCGCGGGCGTGGACGTCTCCATCGAGAAGGGCGAGCTGGTCGTCGACAGCGGTGATCTGTCCCGCCTGACCGGACGCCCCACCACCCCGCTCGCCGAGGCCGTCGCCGCCGCGCTCAAGGGCTGA
- a CDS encoding helix-turn-helix domain-containing protein — MAVSERGRRGDGEAMCPYRLVLEHVTSRWGVLVLIRLLERPYRFSELRRAIGGVSEKMLAQTLQTLERDGLVHRDAKPVIPPRVDYSLTGLGREAAEQVRDLARWTEKRMDDVTAARQAYDEARTP; from the coding sequence ATGGCGGTAAGTGAGCGCGGCCGGAGGGGCGACGGCGAGGCGATGTGCCCGTACCGGCTGGTCCTGGAGCACGTGACCAGCCGTTGGGGCGTGCTCGTGCTGATCCGGCTCCTCGAGCGGCCGTACCGCTTCAGCGAGCTGCGCCGGGCGATCGGCGGGGTCAGCGAGAAGATGCTCGCCCAGACCCTCCAGACCCTGGAGCGCGACGGCCTGGTCCACCGCGACGCCAAGCCGGTCATCCCGCCCCGCGTCGACTACTCCCTCACCGGACTGGGTCGTGAGGCGGCCGAGCAGGTGCGCGACCTGGCGCGGTGGACCGAGAAGCGCATGGACGACGTGACCGCGGCCCGGCAGGCGTACGACGAGGCCCGGACACCGTAG
- a CDS encoding 2-oxoacid:ferredoxin oxidoreductase subunit beta, whose translation MTDTNALLQLVPKAEGKQSMKDFKSDQEVRWCPGCGDYAVLAAVQGFMPELGLARENIVFVSGIGCSSRFPYYMNTYGMHSIHGRAPAIATGLAASRRDLSVWVVTGDGDALSIGGNHLIHALRRNVNLKILLFNNRIYGLTKGQYSPTSEVGKVTKSTPMGSLDAPFNPVSLALGAEASFVARTVDSDRKHLTEVLRAAAGHPGTALVEIYQNCNIFNDGAFEVLKDRRQAEEAVIRLEHGEPIRFGADRSRGVVRDRATGELRVVTVTADNEADVLVHDAHAASPTTAFALSRLADPDTLHHTPIGVFRSAGRPVYDTLMADQLDTAVEQNGKGDLAALLAGGDTWTVVG comes from the coding sequence ATGACTGACACCAACGCGCTGCTCCAGCTGGTGCCGAAGGCCGAGGGCAAGCAGTCCATGAAGGACTTCAAGTCCGATCAGGAGGTGCGCTGGTGCCCGGGCTGCGGTGACTACGCGGTGCTGGCGGCCGTGCAGGGCTTCATGCCCGAGCTCGGCCTGGCACGGGAGAACATCGTCTTCGTCTCCGGCATCGGGTGTTCCTCCCGCTTCCCGTACTACATGAACACCTACGGGATGCACTCCATCCACGGCCGCGCCCCCGCCATCGCCACCGGCCTGGCCGCCTCCCGCCGTGACCTGTCGGTGTGGGTGGTCACCGGCGACGGCGACGCGCTGTCCATCGGCGGCAACCACCTCATCCACGCCCTGCGCCGCAACGTCAACCTCAAGATCCTGCTGTTCAACAACCGGATCTACGGCCTGACCAAGGGCCAGTACTCGCCCACCTCCGAGGTCGGCAAGGTCACCAAGTCGACCCCGATGGGCTCGCTGGACGCCCCCTTCAACCCCGTCTCGCTGGCGCTGGGCGCGGAGGCGTCCTTCGTGGCCCGCACCGTCGACTCCGACCGCAAGCACCTCACCGAGGTGCTGCGGGCCGCCGCCGGCCACCCGGGCACCGCGCTGGTGGAGATCTACCAGAACTGCAACATCTTCAACGACGGCGCCTTCGAGGTGCTCAAGGACCGCCGGCAGGCCGAGGAGGCGGTGATCCGGCTGGAGCACGGCGAGCCGATCCGCTTCGGCGCCGACCGCTCCAGGGGCGTGGTGCGCGACCGGGCCACCGGCGAGCTGAGGGTGGTCACCGTCACCGCGGACAACGAGGCCGACGTCCTGGTCCACGACGCCCACGCCGCCTCCCCCACCACCGCCTTCGCCCTGTCCCGGCTGGCCGACCCCGACACCCTGCACCACACCCCCATCGGCGTGTTCCGCTCCGCCGGCCGGCCCGTCTACGACACCCTCATGGCCGACCAGCTCGACACCGCCGTCGAGCAGAACGGCAAGGGCGACCTCGCCGCGCTCCTGGCCGGCGGCGACACCTGGACCGTCGTGGGCTGA